From Vitis vinifera cultivar Pinot Noir 40024 chromosome 14, ASM3070453v1, a single genomic window includes:
- the LOC100261075 gene encoding uncharacterized protein LOC100261075, which translates to MEACFLTSNSFSRTIELLPSIKARNLTYPKRKANQFQCRKAPFPSSITCCHLGSSSSSEDADKPSISADWRSFRARLVAGEQASRLEEPSSLVDPDSAVDHPLPITIGDKWVHTIHEPEKGCLLIATEKLDGVHIFERTVILLLSTGPVGPTGIILNRPSLMSIKETRSTVLDVAGTFSDMPLFFGGPIEEGLFLVNSPKGDDDGVVKTGLFEEVMKGLYYGTKESVGCAAEMVKRNAVAVEDFRFFDGYCGWEKEQLRDEIRAGYWTVAACSPSVIGLTSVGSVGLWEEIIGLMGPRKVW; encoded by the exons TTTCTCACTTCAAATTCCTTCAGCAGAACCATAGAACTACTCCCTTCAATCAAAGCTAGAAATCTCACCTACCCCAAGAGAAAAGCCAATCAATTTCAATGTAGAAAAGCTCCATTTCCATCTTCTATAACGT GTTGCCATCTGGGGTCTTCATCTTCGTCTGAGGATGCTGACAAACCTTCCATTAGTGCTGATTGGAGATCATTCAGAGCAAGATTGGTGGCTGGAGAACAAGCATCAAGGCTGGAAGAGCCTTCCTCATTGGTTGATCCTGATTCTGCAGTGGATCATCCTCTACCCATCACAATTGGGGACAAATGGGTCCACACCATCCATGAACCTGAAAAGGGCTGCTTACTCATTGCCACAGAAAAGCTTGATGGAGTCCACATTTTTGAACGAACGGTGATCCTGCTATTATCAACTGGTCCTGTGGGTCCTACTGGCATCATACTCAACAGACCTTCCCTCATGTCAATAAAGGAAACAAGATCAACAGTTCTGGATGTTGCAGGCACCTTCTCGGATATGCCACTGTTCTTTGGAGGACCCATAGAGGAGGGCCTGTTCCTGGTGAATAGCCCAAAAGGGGATGATGATGGAGTGGTGAAGACTGGGCTTTTTGAGGAGGTAATGAAGGGTTTGTACTATGGGACCAAGGAGAGTGTGGGTTGTGCGGCAGAGATGGTGAAGAGGAATGCTGTTGCGGTTGAGGACTTCAGGTTCTTTGATGGGTATTGTGGGTGGGAGAAGGAACAATTGAGAGATGAAATAAGAGCTGGGTATTGGACTGTAGCTGCTTGTAGCCCTAGTGTAATTGGGCTGACCAGTGTTGGAAGTGTGGGATTGTGGGAAGAAATCATTGGGCTTATGGGCCCTAGAAAGGTCTGGTGA